In one window of Nakamurella sp. PAMC28650 DNA:
- a CDS encoding helix-turn-helix domain-containing protein, which produces MTAPSIPDPSSGHVPGHLPTAASRPRPAATDAERRALASVLRLRILRLCLHDALTNKQLAGRLGRDPASVLHHVRTLLHQGFLRTEEPRPGPRGSTEVPYRATGKSWELDFGTPGADSGPGGTGPGTGDLLLRTFLDEVSEVPPAELNTSRMGLQLTSEHLDEFDARLRSLLEEFHQRGPDEGGRRFSVFVAVHPEPSAD; this is translated from the coding sequence ATGACCGCCCCGTCGATCCCGGATCCGTCCTCCGGGCACGTTCCCGGGCACCTTCCGACGGCGGCGTCACGGCCTCGACCGGCCGCCACCGACGCCGAACGTCGGGCCCTGGCCAGTGTGTTGCGTCTGCGCATCCTGCGCCTGTGCCTGCACGACGCGCTCACCAACAAGCAGCTGGCCGGCCGGCTGGGCCGGGACCCGGCCAGCGTGCTCCACCACGTCCGGACGCTCCTGCACCAGGGCTTTCTTCGCACCGAGGAACCCCGGCCCGGCCCCCGCGGTTCGACCGAGGTGCCCTACCGGGCCACCGGCAAGTCCTGGGAACTGGACTTCGGGACCCCGGGAGCCGATTCCGGTCCGGGCGGCACCGGGCCGGGGACCGGTGACCTGCTGCTGCGCACGTTCCTCGACGAGGTCTCCGAGGTACCGCCGGCCGAGCTCAACACCTCCAGGATGGGCCTGCAGCTCACTTCCGAGCACCTCGACGAGTTCGACGCCCGTCTCCGTTCTCTGCTGGAGGAGTTCCACCAGCGGGGTCCGGACGAAGGGGGGCGCCGCTTCTCGGTCTTCGTGGCCGTCCACCCGGAGCCGTCGGCCGACTGA